Genomic window (Argonema galeatum A003/A1):
ATGTTCTATTAATAGGAAGATCTACCGTAATATTCCCCTCCTGACTGCCTGTAGTTCCTGTCGTAATAGTGACGCTAGTTCCAGCATTAAGCGCACTTTCAATATCGGATGGAGAAATTGTAGCATCGTCAGCAGATGGAGTAAAAATATCAGGATTACCCCCACTAAACTCGCCACCATCAGTAGAAAAATCCCCGATTAAAACGTTTCTAGGATCGAGCAACCACGTACCCGCTTCTCCCCCAACAGCACTAGCATCAACTCTAGCGCCCTGTATATCTAAACCGTTTTTACCAGATGTTTCGACAAACCCACCATCACCTTTTTGGCTTCCACCACGCGCTGTAATGCTACCGTAAAAACGGGTAGTATCGTCACCCCAGATAATTACACGACCGCCATTGCCATTAAGCAAACTATCTGCACTAATAATAGAATCTTTGCTAACAAAACTACGCGACGCATTCGGCACCGTTCCCTTACCCTGATAGTCACCGCCAATCCGAACGCTGCCACCCCCATTAGTGCCAGAAACATTTATATTGGCACTTATTACGCCAACTTTGTCGCCGAAAATGTTAACTTGACCGCCAGTTTCGCCAGCAGCATTAATAGTGCCAGATGCGATCGCCGTATTCCCTTCTGTTGGTATCTGAATCCCAGAACCAGTTAGTTGTACACTGCCATCTTTGTTAAGAGTAACTCCCGTGGCATTACCCCCACTTCCTCCGGTTAACATTTGCGGCAATGAGGAAATTGGCAATGTCCAATTGTTGGGTAGAATGCTAGTATTTACTATGGGTTTAACTTCCAAATTCAGCAAATATCCTTGCTGACTCAAACGCACCAAACTTTCTCCCGGCACCGCCGTTATAGTAATGTTACCCGCTGGTGCTGATAATTGTCCGGTATTGATAACCGTGCCGCCCAATAAAGTTAAATCTTGCCCCAATCCCACTGCTAAGTTCCCGGAGTTAATGATGTTTCCGGGTTGACTCATAGTGAAAGCAAAAGCATTCGGTTTTCCTACCAGTGCTGCATAATTATTGGTGCCAGTTGCATTAAACCAATTAACGTTCCCAAAGCCGATCCCGTTAGCTGTAGTTGCCATAAAGGCAGCCGGAACATTTAAATTGGCATTAGCACCAAATACAATCCCAGACGGATTCATTAAAAATAAATTGGAATTGCCGCCTGTAACTTGAATAAGGCCATTAATAAAAGAAACGTTTCCGCCGTTTATCCGCGCCAGAATATTGAGAATATCGGGTCGAGATATAAAATTAGCAATTTGCCCAGGGTTTAGGCCAAATTCGGTAAAACTGTGAAATAAGTTAGCACCATCCCCAGACTTAGTTCCACCTGTAATGTCAAAAACGTTACCTTGAGGCGTGACGACGGTGCCAGTCCCGTCAGCTGCGGGAACAATTGGTTGTGCTTGCACCCGATTGACACCAATTACTCCCGCTATAGGAATTGCTGCTAACCACAAGCAAGTTTTTCTAACAACTGATTGTTTTGGAGTCTTTTGGGCGATCGTAATTGTCGATATTGGTGCTGACATAGACTACTCCGAAAAAAGTCAATCGAAATCTACGTTCGAGTCAGAACTCAGGAGAAATGCACTTACTGGTAAGGATAGCTGCACCCAGTAAGCTTAAACAGTCAGCAGTCGGTATTGTTAGTAATCTTTACAATGCCTAAAGTAAAACTTAGTGTACGACAGTTTTACTTTGTTGGTTTTGCCGCATTTGCTCTCACGCCAATACCTTCGCCATTTCTTTGTAGGTTGGGTTTTTGTGAAGCGAAACCCAACGCTACCCCCTTTTTCTTGAAGCCGGCCTGCGCGGGCTTTGTACGCGCAAGCCGCGAATGAGAGTCGTCGGGTAAAAAAGGGGTCAAGGCTTGCGGATTTGGTATCACACCAGCCTTTCGGTATGGTGTGAGAAGAATTCGGGGCAAGCTCATTGCGGTTCGATCCCTTAATGAGCTTGCCATTGCTTATTTTTTGGGATAAGGTATACTAACTTATCGTAAAGAATCAGATAATAAACTGTATTTTTTTTGTTTACGGCGTTTGATCAGTTATAAATAAAAGGATACCAACGTCTCGTGCAAAGGACTATTTTGATGAATGAGGCTTTAATACAGCGTTTTATCGAGCTGATTTCAACTAACACAGGTTTGCACGTCAGGGAGCAGGATAGGGAAAGTTTAGCTAAAACAATTTTAGCGCGGCTCAAATTACTTAGATTATCAAGTCCAGAGGATTATTATCAACTTTTGGAGCCTCATACCGAACAGAACGAATCTTTTGGGGAGACGCCGAGCAAACGGGAATGGAGAGAACTGACACGCCTGTTAACGACTGGGGAAAGTTATTTTTTTCGCGATAAAGGTCAGTTTGCGCTCCTGAAAAATAGGATTCTGCCGCAATTAATAGAATCAAAAAACAAAGAAATAAACATCAAAGGAGGCGATAAGAAAACCCTGCGTCTTTGGAGTGCAGGATGCTCAACGGGTGAAGAACCTTATTCTTTGGCTATTCTTCTCTACGAGTTGCTGCCCGATTTGGATAATTGGAATATATTAATTTTAGGAACAGATCTAAATCAAAAAGCAATTGAAAAAGCAAAACATGGAATTTACAGTCCTTGGTCATTTCGCTTAGTAGAGCCTCATTTACAAATGCAGTATTTCGCTCGGCGTCAAACGGAATGGAAAGTTGATGAAAATATTCGCAAGATGGTAAGGTTTAGTTATGGAAATTTAGTCAAAGATAACTTTCCTAACCTCAGTTCCGACATCCACAATATGGATATTATTGTCTGTCGTAACGTTTTTGTATATTTTAAATTCAAAGCTATTTCAATTGTCATGAAAAAATTTTACAACACCCTTGCACCGGGGGGCTGCCTAATTACGGGACATACGGAACTTTACGGTCAAGATATTGGTCGCTTCCAGGTGAAAGTTTTGCCGGAATCAGTGCTATACGAACGCAGCAAAAATTCGCAGTTTGAACCCTCTAAATCTGTCCGATACGATGTTAACCTTCGCGAATCTGTTCAAAGAACCTCTAATCCCAGTAATACAGATCCCCAATTAGCAAAATCAGCCAAAACGATTGCTATCAATATCCCCAATTTTGCCAAGCAATTAACACGGGTGGAAACAGAAGCGCTTTTTGATAAAACAAGGAAAAATGACGTCCTGATTCGGGCAGAAAAACTCTTCGCTAGGAAAGCTTATGCTGATGCGATTAAACAAGCAGAACAAGTGATTTTGTTGCATCCCCATAATTTTGGTGCTTACTACTTACTAGCTCAAGCCTATGCGAATTTAGGGGAGCATAACAAAGCAACTTATTACTGCTCTCTAGCACTTGAAATAGATTCTCTGTCCGTCTTACCTTGTTACCTTTTGGCACATATTGCTGAAGAAAAGGGAGATATTGAAAAAGCAAAATTTTATTTAAAAAGGATTATTTATCTGGCACCATCGTCTATTTCTGCTTATCTTGAACTCGGTTTTCTTTACAAGAGAGAAGGGAATGGTACGAGGGCTGGAAAAATGCTGGCTGTGGCTGTGGAACTGCTAAAAGATTTAGCACCATCGGCTACTATCGAGCAACAGGGTGAGGTAACGGCTGGTGAATTGCTTATTTATGTCGATCAAATGTTAAAAGATCCATGAGAAAAGTAATAAAGGGTGTATGCCTATACAGCACTTGGTCGGGCGAAGCATGAGGGCAAAAAAATAATGGACGATCCGCGATCGATTACTGCCCTCATGCTTCGCCCCTACACGACAGATCGGATTGCTTTTTTGTCAAGCTCTTTTACTGTTTCTGGCGCTCTAGGGAGCAGCCGCTGTTGCGCCTACTTTATTAGCAATTGCCTCCAGAGCATTTCGGTTCCCTATCAGCATAGTGTTGTTCTGCTTAACCATGCTGCCACTCAACGGCGCAGGTGCAGGCAGCGTAACGCCCAGTTTTTGGGCGATCGCCCGCACAATCTGCCGATTCCCTAACAACAGCTGGTGGTTTTGCGTCGCCAAGTCGCCGCCACCAGGTCCCGCCACGCTGGGCACCGTCGCTCCCAACTTTTTGGCAATGCTGGTGAACGTGGCTCGGTTCTGCAAAATCAGCTGCTGGTTCACTTGCAGCGGACTGCCACCGCTGGGTACTGCATTGTTGCTGACTGGGGCTCCCACCTTGGCGGCAATGTTGCGGGCAGTTTGACCATTTTGCAACAGCAGAGCGCGGTTTTCTTGGATCAGCGCTTGATCGTTGGCTTGGGCTAGTGCTGTTCGATCGATCCTGGGCTGCACCTTGGTACTATTCCCTTGGGCTAGAGCACTGACGCTGCTCAACAACCCGCTTGCCAACAGACCCGCACCTACACCCAGAATTAACTTGTTCATTTTTATGCTACTCCCGATCTCAATTTCCTCGAAACCGCGCTCTGTGGTTCGAGCGCGTCATCTATCTTTAGGAAGATAACAAGCTTTAACTGGTAATCTTTGTAAATTTAGTAACACTTTTCTTCACAAAATGCAATAATTGCAATACATAATTGCAATTTTGGGCATTGGGGTCAGTTTGGGCATGGGAAATGCCCGCAAGAGCAAGCATTTGAGAAAATTTATAGCCACAGTCATTTATATTAGGACAGTATTGAACGCTCAAAGCAAGGCCGGGACTGTGTTTGTACGGCTGACCTTGCACTCTGCTATATCAGTTTTACTGGCTCTACCTCCGGTAAACTAAGAAAAGCTTCACCTTTGGATTAACTATCATGGACGATCTAGAAACGTTTACTAAAAAAGCTTTTTACCTTGTGATTGGCGGAATCAGCCTTACCTGCGAAAATATCGGTAAAACGCTAGAAGAACTTGGAGAGCAAGCCCCAATTGTAATAGATGAAATGATTACAGAGGGTGAAGCTAAGTTCAACGAATGGTACAGTCAACAACAAAATTTTTCGAGCCGACCTAGAGAAGAACTGCGGCAGAGACTTTTTGTTCTTGTCAAGGGAGATTGGGATCTAGCTGAACGGCTGCTTCAGCAGGCGAGGGACAACAATCCAGGTCGTTCGGAGGACTGGTACTGGGAAAAGGTAATTTACGATTTAGAGCGGGATAACCTCTAATACGCAATCCGCTGCGATGACTCCTCTGATCTTGACCGACTGTAGAGACGTTCCATGAAACGTCTCTACAATATTTAGCCAAAAGTTAAAATGGGGGTAATAAACCCGGATTGGGTATAATAAGTTGACATTGGCGTTGGGGTGCAGTCGATCGCAACTTGGTACTTTGGATTGATTGGGGAAGGGTAAAGGGAAAAATTTTCCTTTTCTCTTTACCGATTTGGAATTTTTCTTAAAAATTTAACTATGTTAACAATTGCTCCTGAATTTTATCTAATCTTTAGCGTTAATAGTTCGCTATACGGTGTGGAAGCCCAGTCTGTCCAAGAGATTTTTTCTTTACCGGAATTGACACCGATCGCTGAAGCACCCCGCGAGATTATTGGTGTTGTTAATCTGCGGGGAGATATCCTACCAGTCATGGATCTCAATCTCCGTTTTGGGTATAACCAGCTGGAGTATTGTCTGACCGATAGTGTAATTGTCGTGGAGTGGCAAAAACTGCGGGTTGGCATGATTGTCAATCAAGTCAATGAGGTTTATAACATTTCACCAGAGGACATGACAAAGGAACTTTTTTACGATCGAGAGGTTCCCGATCGGTCCCGCTCTTTTGTCTGCGATATGGCCAAAGTTGCAGCAGATATAGTGATGCTGCTAAACATTGAAAATTTGCTTTCCTACTCAAAGTCGGTTGAACCTTTAGACGGAGATAAAAATAAATATAATTTAGCATTAGAGACAGTTAAATACACAAAAGAGCGCATATTCTGTCCGCAGGCTACACCGGAAGATCGAGCTATTTTCCGAGAGCGATCGCAAAACTTGATGCGTTCAAGTGAAAAGGAAGACTTAACAGGATTAATACCGCTGGCTGTAATTGGTTTGAGTGGAGAATACTTTGGGCTTGATTTAAAGCTTGTCCGTGAATTTACCGATATCCGCAAAGTTACACCCGTTCCCTGCTGTCCGCCGCATATCGTCGGTAACATGAATTTGCGGGGTGAAATTGTAACTTTAGTTGATGTACGCAGGCTGTTGAATATGCCAATGTTGGGTGCAGAAACTACTGCTAAAGTGATGGTTGTTTGGGTCGATGATTTGGTTGCAGGAATCAAAGTTGATGAAGTGTTTGATGTCATGTACTTGCACCCAGCGCAGATTTCGCCTGTTCCGGCGGCTGTTCATTCTATCAATGATGAATACCTGCAAGGCACCGCTCCCTACGGAGGAAAAATGATGAGCCTTTTGGATTTGCAAAAAATGTTTAACAAGGGAGATATGATTGTAAATGAAGATATCTAGTGGTATAGCAATCTCATAGATTGCATTCTCAATCATCAATATAACAATGATAAAGGAGATGAAGATATGTTTAAAAAATTGAAGCTTAGAAACCAGATGTTACTTGGATATTCAGTACCTATGCTATTATTATTTGGCCTAGCCGTACCTATTTTTACGAGTGCAAATAAGGTTGCCGAGGCATTTAAAAAAACAAATATTTCAACGAATGTTATCGAAAAAACAGACCAGATGGGATTTTATTTTGGCAAGATGATAGGGGATATCCGTGGTCATTTAATTATTCAGGATGAAGCTTTTTTAAAAGACTACGAGGAAGATTCAAAAAAATTTATGGAAATTGCACAAAACACAGCTACCATAATTGAAAATGCGGAGCAAAAGCAGCGATTAAAGGAGATGGTAGAGTTAAAGCAGCGACATGACGTATTTGTGAAGAAGATATCGTTTTTTTTAAAACAAAAAAACAAACCACAAGCAATAAAATTGTTTAGCAGCAAAGAAGGAGAGGATCTGGTTAATAATTTCGATGATTTAAATCAAAAATTTAACGATAAAGAACATGAAATTCTTAGCAGCGCGACTGTAAAAGCAGAAGAAAATATCAACTTTCTGAGCCAATTTGTTGTGTTTAGTGTAGTGTTAGGCATTGCTTTTGCCTTGATTGCTGCCTTTTTCATCTCGTCAGGTATTGCTAACAGAATATATGAGGCGATCGCAGCGATCGCCTCTTCCGCAACCGAAATCGCCGCGACAGTTGACCAGCAAGAACGCACGGCGGCACAGCAGGCAAGTGCCGTCAATCAAACCACCACCACTATGGATGAGTTAAATGCCTCCTCCCAAGGGTCGTCACAGCAGGCGGAAGTCGCAGCAGCGGGGGCACACCTGATACTAACTCTTGTGAATGGAAGGTACGACCAGCATTCGATCGTCATGGAAGAAAAGACCCTCAAACAGAAGATCCTGACGATCGCTACTGAAATTTCTCGCTTAAGCGAACAGACGCATCAAATCGGCAAAATATCAAATATAGTCAGCGAACTAGCCAACCAGACGAATATGCTGGCGCTCAACGCCGCAGTCGAGGCGGTTCGCGCTGGAGAATATGGCAAAGGTTTTGCTGTTGTGGCTAGCGAGATTCGCAAACTGGCCGATCGAAGCAAAGAATCGGCAGAGCGAATCAATTCTATCGTCTTCGATATCCAAACAGCGACCAATTCCACCGTTATGGCAACCCAGGAGGGCCAAGCAACTTTGGAGAAGATTGTCAGTGCGATCGACGACGTAGTTCTTAGCAGTCAACAAATTTCCCTCAATGCCAAGCAGCAAGCTGTTGCCGTTCAACAAGTGGTTGAGGCGATGAATAGCCTTAAGCAAGGGGCGTCCCAGACTGCCAGTGGCATCAGCCAAACCAAAGTTAGTACCCAAAAACTCAATGAAGCTGCTATGAACCTCAAGTCTGTTGTGTAAGGGTGAGCTAACTCTACTTCTACGGAGGATTCCCGCATAGTATTCAACTCCATAAAGTGCCCCTTTTACTACCACATAAAACTAACAAATGCTTATGTTTAAAAATTGGAAATTGCGGAATCGAATGTTACTGGGATATTCAGTCCCTATTCTTTTATTCATAGGTCTAGTTGGAATAGTATACTCCAACGCTAATAAACTGGCGAGCGTATTTAGGCAAGTAGAAATTACTCAAGAAAATGTTGAAACATCCAATACACTGACCCTTACTCACAGTAGAATGGTGATCGATTTGCGAGGTTATTTATTGACGCAAAACCCTCTATTTTCAAAAGAATATGAAGAAGAATTAAATTCCTTCAATGATACTATTGACCGTGCAGAAACTACGATTAAAAATGCACAACAGAAACAGCGACTAAAAGAAATGATTCTCTTTAAAACAGAATACGATCGCTACGCACAAAACCTAATCAACTTAGTGAAGCAAGGCAAGACAGCCCAAGCGCTATCCATATTCCGAACAGGACAAGGGCAAAAATTTGTCGACAAGTTGAGAAACCTAAGTGCGGAATTCAATACAGCCGAAAAGGGGATTCTTAATGCGGCAACCGCTGAAGCGAAAACTTTGCTCAACAGTCTGATCGCTGCAGTGGGAGTGGGGGCCTTGTTATGTTTAGCGTTTTCCTTACTCGCAGCTTATTGGATCTCTTCAGGTATTACTAATACGATCGACCGGGCGGCTAGTGCGATCGCCACTTCCTCAAACGAAATAGCCGCGACAGTAGAAGAACAGGAACGCAACGCCTCCCAGCAAGCCGCCTCTGTCAATCAAACCACCACTACAATGGATGAGCTGGGGGCCTCATCCCAGCAAGCCGCAGGGCAAGCCCAAGCCGTCGCCGCCGCAGCCCAGCAGGTATTAGTCCTCACCGCTTCTGGAACCGAAGCAGTCGAAGACTCTCTGGAGGGGATGTCGGTGCTGAGGCAGAAAGTAGGTGCGATCGCCCTGGAAATTTCCCGCTTGAGCGACCAAACCAATCAAATCCGCAACATCTCCAGCTTGGTAAGCGACCTCGCCAACCAAACCAATATGCTAGCCCTAAATGCCGCAGTAGAAGCAGTGCGAGCTGGCGAACACGGCAAAGGCTTTGGCGTCGTCGCCAGCGAAATTCGCAAACTCGCAGACCAAAGCAAGAAATCCGCCGAAAAAATTAACACCCTCGTCGCCGATATCCAGAAAGCCATCAATTCCACCGTCAGGGTTACAGATGAGGGCACCAAAACAGTAGAAGAAAGTGTCAAAATTGCCCAAAAAACAGCAGAAGCCTTCACAGGCGTGACCGAAGCAATTAACAACGTTGTATTGAGCAGCCAACAAATTTCTTTGAGTGCTAAACAGCAAGCTATTGCTATTCAGCAAGTCGTTGATGCGATGAATTTACTCAACCATGCAGCTGCCCAAACAGCAAGCGGCATCAGCCAAACCAGAATCGGCACTCAAAAACTCAACGATGCCGCTCACAGTCTCAAAAAAGAGGTGTAGTCATTGGGCAGAGGAGCAGAGGGGCAGAGGCGCAGGGGGGCAGAGGGGCAGGGGGGCGGGGAAGTGACTAATGATTACAGGACTTACGCCAAAACCAAGGTTTTGCCCCCCCGACCCCCCAAATCTGGGGGGAGAAGAGTCTTCCCCCAAATCTGGGGCCCCAAGAGTCCTGTTACCCCCAGATTTGGGGGGCTAGGGGGGCGAAAAGCGTAAGTCCTAGATTAATGATTAATAACAAAGGATCGATAAAAAATGATGATCGAAGATGAAGAACTACGGGATATTTTTAAAACGGCGAGTGAAGACCATTTGCAGAAGCTTGATGATGGTTTTCTGTACTTAGAAAAACATCCAGATGACCAAGAAAAATTAGAAGAGTTATTGCGGGAAGCTCATAGCCTCAAAGGCGATGCTGGTATGTTGGGCGTCAAAGATGTGGCAACTCTGGCCCATCAGATAGAGCATATATTGGGAAGCGTGAAACGAGGCGAGACAACCCTCAATGCGATCGTCAGCGATCGCATATATCGCGGTTTAGATGCCATCCGCCAACTGGTACACGAAGCAGTCACAGGCATTGCTCCACAAGTCAATACTTTTTATGTCTTGGCTCACATGATGGGAGCTGAAACTCCAGCACCACCCAAAAACGAGGTCGAAAGTCAAAAGTCAAAAGTCAAAAGCGACAAGGGGGACAAGGGGGACAAGGGGGACAAGGAGGACAAGGGGGACAAGGGGGACAAGGGGGACAAGGGAGACAAGGAGGACAGGGGGGACAAGGGAGACAAGGAGGAACAAGCAACTACTGATGACCTCACTGCTCCCCATTATCCTGCGTACCTTGATGAAGCACCGCCGTTACAACCAGTACTAGCCTCATCACAAGAGCAAAACAACTTTGCCGAGCAGAAAAATGGCAAAGCGGGAGACAATCTAGAGACCTTGCATAAAACGTCTGTACCTCTACCCTTGTCAAAAGTCAAGATTCAAGAGCCTCAACAAAGCTACCGCAAAGGCTCTAGCGCGTCCCGCTTCGCGATCGAAAGCGTGCGTGTCGAAACGCGCCATCTAGACACCTTGATGACCCAAGCAGGCGAACTAACAGTCACCAAAATTCGGATTACTCATCGGCTAGCCGAGATCGAGGAACTTGTA
Coding sequences:
- a CDS encoding CheR family methyltransferase; the protein is MNEALIQRFIELISTNTGLHVREQDRESLAKTILARLKLLRLSSPEDYYQLLEPHTEQNESFGETPSKREWRELTRLLTTGESYFFRDKGQFALLKNRILPQLIESKNKEINIKGGDKKTLRLWSAGCSTGEEPYSLAILLYELLPDLDNWNILILGTDLNQKAIEKAKHGIYSPWSFRLVEPHLQMQYFARRQTEWKVDENIRKMVRFSYGNLVKDNFPNLSSDIHNMDIIVCRNVFVYFKFKAISIVMKKFYNTLAPGGCLITGHTELYGQDIGRFQVKVLPESVLYERSKNSQFEPSKSVRYDVNLRESVQRTSNPSNTDPQLAKSAKTIAINIPNFAKQLTRVETEALFDKTRKNDVLIRAEKLFARKAYADAIKQAEQVILLHPHNFGAYYLLAQAYANLGEHNKATYYCSLALEIDSLSVLPCYLLAHIAEEKGDIEKAKFYLKRIIYLAPSSISAYLELGFLYKREGNGTRAGKMLAVAVELLKDLAPSATIEQQGEVTAGELLIYVDQMLKDP
- a CDS encoding chemotaxis protein CheW, producing MLTIAPEFYLIFSVNSSLYGVEAQSVQEIFSLPELTPIAEAPREIIGVVNLRGDILPVMDLNLRFGYNQLEYCLTDSVIVVEWQKLRVGMIVNQVNEVYNISPEDMTKELFYDREVPDRSRSFVCDMAKVAADIVMLLNIENLLSYSKSVEPLDGDKNKYNLALETVKYTKERIFCPQATPEDRAIFRERSQNLMRSSEKEDLTGLIPLAVIGLSGEYFGLDLKLVREFTDIRKVTPVPCCPPHIVGNMNLRGEIVTLVDVRRLLNMPMLGAETTAKVMVVWVDDLVAGIKVDEVFDVMYLHPAQISPVPAAVHSINDEYLQGTAPYGGKMMSLLDLQKMFNKGDMIVNEDI
- a CDS encoding methyl-accepting chemotaxis protein; the encoded protein is MFKKLKLRNQMLLGYSVPMLLLFGLAVPIFTSANKVAEAFKKTNISTNVIEKTDQMGFYFGKMIGDIRGHLIIQDEAFLKDYEEDSKKFMEIAQNTATIIENAEQKQRLKEMVELKQRHDVFVKKISFFLKQKNKPQAIKLFSSKEGEDLVNNFDDLNQKFNDKEHEILSSATVKAEENINFLSQFVVFSVVLGIAFALIAAFFISSGIANRIYEAIAAIASSATEIAATVDQQERTAAQQASAVNQTTTTMDELNASSQGSSQQAEVAAAGAHLILTLVNGRYDQHSIVMEEKTLKQKILTIATEISRLSEQTHQIGKISNIVSELANQTNMLALNAAVEAVRAGEYGKGFAVVASEIRKLADRSKESAERINSIVFDIQTATNSTVMATQEGQATLEKIVSAIDDVVLSSQQISLNAKQQAVAVQQVVEAMNSLKQGASQTASGISQTKVSTQKLNEAAMNLKSVV
- a CDS encoding methyl-accepting chemotaxis protein — translated: MLLGYSVPILLFIGLVGIVYSNANKLASVFRQVEITQENVETSNTLTLTHSRMVIDLRGYLLTQNPLFSKEYEEELNSFNDTIDRAETTIKNAQQKQRLKEMILFKTEYDRYAQNLINLVKQGKTAQALSIFRTGQGQKFVDKLRNLSAEFNTAEKGILNAATAEAKTLLNSLIAAVGVGALLCLAFSLLAAYWISSGITNTIDRAASAIATSSNEIAATVEEQERNASQQAASVNQTTTTMDELGASSQQAAGQAQAVAAAAQQVLVLTASGTEAVEDSLEGMSVLRQKVGAIALEISRLSDQTNQIRNISSLVSDLANQTNMLALNAAVEAVRAGEHGKGFGVVASEIRKLADQSKKSAEKINTLVADIQKAINSTVRVTDEGTKTVEESVKIAQKTAEAFTGVTEAINNVVLSSQQISLSAKQQAIAIQQVVDAMNLLNHAAAQTASGISQTRIGTQKLNDAAHSLKKEV